One Diabrotica virgifera virgifera chromosome 3, PGI_DIABVI_V3a genomic window carries:
- the LOC114326565 gene encoding methyltransferase-like protein 17, mitochondrial, with the protein MNSSIRHVLKRYSTSAKPLVIPNSNVINDIDNNVYKYKKHPGINLPRTVLLPESFIKAVINVLADYPVKGLIESSEKLTRHLKGRVAPMEKLDLREKVSHIQEKVLSKYNKTEFSTVEDEMNFKHMVEHKIQRSINKQLYNWKPIKYDINNSLLYLIGRSAAEYATLVKIFGEIETRDPSFKPKSIFDYGSGVGTASWAANLFWKKYILEYFNVDTSRDMNDLAQMLLQGGHGTPAVPIKGVFYRQFLPATPLNYDLVVSSFSMFELPSSKNRLETILNLWNKTAKYLVIVEQGSNAGFKVVNELRDFLLQIDKEGHKCTVFSPCSHDAMCPRFLLDDGTPCNFEVSYHSLPLVGHSEVKSDLYSYVVLQKGNVEHCAEERWPRVVRPTLVRSKHTICRLCTSNGKLQEVIFTTGKHGKTMYHCSRATKWGDRLPVNIQDSEKCDINQ; encoded by the coding sequence atgaattccTCTATTCGTCATGTCTTGAAAAGATATTCTACGAGTGCAAAACCATTAGTAATACCAAATAGTAATGTTATAAACGATATTGATAACAATGTGTATAAGTATAAGAAACATCCAGGAATCAATCTTCCAAGAACTGTACTACTACCAGAATCTTTTATAAAAGCGGTTATTAATGTATTGGCAGATTATCCAGTAAAAGGTTTAATTGAATCTAGTGAGAAATTAACGAGACACCTAAAAGGCCGAGTAGCTCCCATGGAAAAATTGGATCTCAGAGAAAAGGTATCGCATATCCAAGAAAAAGTTTTATCCAAATACAACAAAACTGAGTTTTCAACAGTTGAAGACGAAATGAATTTTAAACATATGGTTGAACATAAAATTCAAAGAAGTATAAATAAACAGTTGTATAACTGGAAACCGATAAAATACGATATTAACAACTCACTGTTATATTTAATAGGGAGGTCGGCTGCTGAATATGCAACGCTAGTGAAAATATTTGGTGAAATAGAAACCCGTGATCCAAGTTTCAAGCCGAAGAGTATTTTTGACTATGGATCTGGAGTAGGTACAGCTAGTTGGGCTGCtaatttattttggaaaaaatatatTCTTGAATATTTCAATGTAGATACTTCTAGGGATATGAATGATTTAGCTCAAATGTTATTGCAAGGTGGACATGGGACTCCAGCAGTGCCAATAAAAGGTGTATTTTACAGACAGTTTTTACCTGCTACACctttaaattatgatttagtAGTATCATCGTTTTCGATGTTTGAACTTCCTTCTTCGAAAAATAGGTTAGAGACGATACTAAATTTATGGAATAAGACTGCAAAATATTTAGTTATAGTTGAACAGGGTAGTAATGCAGGCTTTAAAGTAGTAAACGAGCTAAGAGactttttacttcaaattgaTAAAGAAGGTCATAAGTGTACAGTTTTCAGTCCTTGTTCACATGACGCTATGTGCCCTAGATTTTTATTAGATGATGGTACCCCATGTAACTTTGAAGTATCATATCACTCACTTCCTTTGGTTGGCCATTCTGAAGTAAAGTCAGACCTTTATTCTTATGTAGTGCTACAGAAAGGTAACGTCGAACACTGTGCTGAAGAAAGGTGGCCTAGAGTTGTAAGACCAACTTTAGTAAGATCAAAACACACAATTTGTAGGTTGTGTACAAGTAATGGCAAGCTTCAAGAAGTTATTTTTACAACTGGCAAGCATGGTAAGACAATGTATCACTGTTCTAGAGCAACTAAATGGGGAGATCGCCTTCCCGTCAACATTCAAGATAGTGAAAAATGTGATATAAATCAGTAG